One stretch of Lysobacter sp. KIS68-7 DNA includes these proteins:
- a CDS encoding acetylglutamate kinase: MNPPLHNPVHDPQTRQTIVRLLSSMAGAKEISQYLKRFSQLDAARFAVVKVGGAVLRDDLDALTSSLAFLQDVGLTPIVLHGAGPQLDEELAAAGIEKQTVNGLRVTSPEALAIVRRVFHAQNLKLVEALQAQDARATSIVSGVFEADFLDREIYGLVGEVKRVDLAPIQASLQAGSIPVIASLGETVGGQIVNINADFAANELVQVLQPYKIVFLTGTGGLLDDAGNVIDSINLSTEYDHLIAQPWLHGGMKVKIEQIKALLDKLPLSSSVSITRPGELAKELFTHTGSGTLVRRGERVLTASSWDELDLVRLRKLIDSAFGRKLLPDYFERTQLHRAYVSENYRVAVILTQEDAGVYLDKFAVLDEAQGEGLGRAVWQVMRDETPRLFWRSRRGNPVNAFYFSESEGCLKQPRWDVYWYGIEDMDEIRRCVEHCAARPATLEDAA; encoded by the coding sequence ATGAATCCGCCACTCCACAATCCGGTCCACGACCCCCAGACCCGCCAGACCATCGTGCGCCTGCTTTCGAGCATGGCCGGTGCGAAGGAGATCTCGCAGTACCTCAAGCGCTTCTCGCAACTGGACGCGGCGCGCTTCGCCGTCGTCAAGGTGGGCGGCGCGGTGCTGCGCGACGATCTCGATGCGCTGACGTCCTCGCTCGCCTTCCTGCAGGACGTGGGCCTGACGCCCATCGTGCTGCATGGTGCGGGGCCACAGCTCGACGAAGAGCTCGCAGCCGCCGGCATCGAGAAGCAGACGGTAAACGGGCTGCGCGTGACGTCGCCCGAAGCGCTCGCCATCGTGCGCCGCGTCTTCCATGCGCAGAACCTCAAGCTCGTCGAAGCGCTGCAGGCACAGGATGCGCGCGCGACGTCGATCGTGTCGGGTGTATTCGAAGCCGATTTCCTCGATCGCGAGATCTACGGCCTGGTCGGTGAAGTGAAGCGCGTCGATCTCGCGCCCATCCAGGCGAGCCTGCAGGCCGGTTCGATCCCCGTGATCGCGAGCCTGGGCGAAACCGTCGGTGGGCAGATCGTGAACATCAATGCGGACTTCGCCGCCAACGAACTCGTGCAGGTGCTGCAGCCGTACAAGATCGTGTTCCTCACGGGCACGGGCGGGTTGCTGGACGATGCGGGCAACGTGATCGATTCGATCAACCTGTCCACGGAGTACGACCATCTGATTGCGCAACCGTGGCTGCACGGTGGCATGAAGGTGAAGATCGAACAGATCAAGGCGCTGCTCGACAAGCTGCCGTTGTCCTCGTCGGTGTCGATCACGCGGCCGGGCGAACTGGCGAAAGAGCTGTTCACGCATACCGGCTCGGGCACGCTGGTGCGTCGTGGCGAGCGCGTGTTGACGGCGTCGTCGTGGGACGAGCTCGACCTGGTGCGCCTGCGCAAGCTCATCGACTCGGCCTTCGGCCGCAAGCTGCTACCCGACTACTTCGAGCGCACCCAGCTGCATCGCGCCTACGTCAGCGAGAATTACCGCGTCGCAGTGATCCTGACGCAGGAAGACGCGGGCGTGTACCTGGACAAGTTCGCCGTGCTCGACGAAGCACAGGGCGAGGGTCTCGGCCGCGCCGTGTGGCAGGTGATGCGCGACGAGACGCCACGCCTGTTCTGGCGTTCGCGCCGCGGCAATCCGGTGAATGCGTTCTACTTCTCCGAAAGCGAGGGTTGCCTGAAGCAGCCGCGCTGGGACGTGTACTGGTACGGCATCGAGGACATGGACGAGATTCGCCGCTGCGTCGAACATTGCGCCGCGCGGCCCGCCACTTTGGAGGATGCAGCATGA
- a CDS encoding GNAT family N-acetyltransferase — protein MTLWSAPPTLRGQHVTLEALTPAHADGLREAVEDGRLYELWYTSVPEAKDVRGYIDGALAKQARGEQLCFAVRDAQGRVVGTTRYYELAPEVPRLQIGYTWYAASVQRTGLNTEAKLLLLSHAFETMGCVSVGLQTSWFNLASRAAIARLGAKEEGITRNHTRHRDGTVRDTVNFSIIDAEWPAVKQNLKARLERRA, from the coding sequence ATGACCTTGTGGAGTGCGCCGCCGACCTTGCGGGGCCAGCACGTGACGCTGGAAGCGCTCACGCCTGCGCACGCCGATGGCCTGCGCGAGGCGGTCGAGGACGGCCGCCTGTACGAACTCTGGTACACCAGCGTGCCGGAAGCGAAGGACGTGCGGGGTTACATCGACGGCGCGTTGGCCAAGCAGGCCCGCGGCGAGCAGCTGTGCTTCGCTGTCCGTGATGCGCAGGGCAGGGTGGTCGGCACGACGCGCTACTACGAACTCGCGCCCGAGGTGCCGCGCCTGCAGATCGGCTACACCTGGTACGCCGCGAGCGTGCAGCGCACGGGGCTGAACACCGAGGCGAAGCTGTTGCTGCTCTCGCATGCCTTCGAGACCATGGGTTGTGTGTCGGTCGGCCTGCAGACCTCGTGGTTCAACCTGGCCTCGCGCGCCGCCATCGCGCGCCTCGGCGCGAAGGAAGAAGGCATCACCCGCAATCACACGCGCCATCGCGACGGCACGGTGCGCGACACGGTGAACTTCTCGATCATCGATGCGGAGTGGCCGGCGGTGAAGCAGAACCTCAAGGCACGGTTGGAGCGTCGCGCATGA
- the argC gene encoding N-acetyl-gamma-glutamyl-phosphate reductase, protein MKKTVGIVGARGHVGTELIKLICGHPHFELAYVSSRERVGKRVAEFEPAYRGELRYSAPSHEELPALDADAVVLALPNGKAAACVAAFDAAGKDPVIVDLSADYRFDPDWYYGLPELTREKHDKQRRISNPGCYATAMQLAIAPMLEVLDGPVQCFGVSGYSGAGTTPSDKNDPDKLRDNLMPYALTGHVHEREVSARLHHPVEFMPHVAPHFRGLTITANLHLSTAFNREGVLERYRAAYAGEPLVRVLDEAPWVSRIASAQHVELGGFTLSEDGHRLVVVATEDNLLKGAATQALQNLNLAFGFDEFAGIPLAPHAEAA, encoded by the coding sequence ATGAAGAAGACTGTCGGCATCGTCGGCGCGCGCGGCCACGTGGGCACCGAGCTGATCAAGCTGATCTGCGGGCATCCGCATTTCGAGCTCGCGTATGTGTCCTCGCGTGAGCGGGTGGGCAAGCGGGTGGCGGAGTTCGAGCCGGCCTATCGCGGCGAATTGCGTTACAGCGCTCCTTCGCACGAAGAGTTGCCGGCGCTGGACGCCGACGCCGTCGTGCTCGCACTGCCCAACGGCAAGGCGGCCGCGTGCGTGGCGGCCTTCGATGCGGCGGGCAAGGATCCGGTGATCGTCGATCTTTCCGCCGATTATCGTTTCGACCCGGATTGGTATTACGGCTTGCCGGAGCTGACGCGCGAGAAGCACGACAAGCAACGTCGCATCAGCAATCCGGGTTGCTACGCCACCGCGATGCAACTGGCGATCGCGCCCATGCTCGAAGTGCTCGACGGCCCCGTGCAATGCTTCGGCGTCTCCGGGTATTCCGGCGCAGGCACCACGCCTTCGGACAAGAACGACCCGGACAAGCTGCGCGACAACCTGATGCCCTATGCGCTCACCGGCCACGTGCACGAGCGCGAAGTGAGTGCACGGCTGCACCATCCGGTCGAGTTCATGCCGCACGTGGCGCCGCATTTCCGCGGGCTCACGATCACGGCGAACCTGCATCTGTCCACCGCGTTCAATCGCGAGGGTGTCCTCGAGCGCTATCGCGCGGCGTATGCCGGTGAGCCCCTGGTGCGCGTGCTGGACGAAGCCCCTTGGGTGAGTCGCATCGCGAGCGCGCAGCATGTCGAACTTGGTGGCTTCACCTTGTCGGAAGACGGCCACCGCCTCGTGGTCGTCGCCACCGAAGACAACCTGCTCAAGGGCGCCGCGACGCAGGCGCTGCAGAACCTCAACCTGGCGTTCGGTTTCGACGAGTTCGCCGGCATTCCCCTCGCACCGCACGCGGAGGCCGCATGA
- the argH gene encoding argininosuccinate lyase — protein MSDLLWQKPGVRVDAQIQAFLAGDDVVLDREFFLHDIEASRAHAQGLQRIGMLTAEELTSLERELATLAHDFGSGAFVLDTQYEDGHSAIEARLTERLGDAGRRIHAGRSRNDQILVATRLWLKDKLAHTQALSREVAGIALDRAQAERDLPMPGYTHLQRAVVSSAGMWWAGWAEAFIDNAQRAADTRAWVDANPLGTAAGYGVNLPLDRDHVTQALGFARMQVSPLYAQLSRGKFELAALEALNSAMLDLRRLAWDLSLFTTGEFGFVRLPAQYTTGSSIMPNKRNPDVVELMRGTYASVAAARSEIEHLLSLPGGYHRDLQISKGALFHGFGKGLAALALLPDLLRNLEWNVERMQAALEPSMYATDLAVDLAKQGVPFREAYKQAADPQRWAEGDAAASLAARTSPGAAGALRLDALRRRFDALG, from the coding sequence ATGAGCGACCTGTTGTGGCAGAAGCCCGGCGTCCGCGTGGACGCCCAGATCCAGGCCTTCCTCGCGGGCGACGACGTCGTCCTCGATCGCGAGTTCTTCCTGCATGACATCGAAGCCAGTCGCGCGCATGCGCAGGGACTGCAGCGTATCGGGATGCTGACGGCGGAAGAGCTCACCTCGCTCGAGCGCGAACTGGCGACGCTCGCCCACGACTTCGGCAGCGGTGCGTTCGTGCTCGACACGCAGTACGAAGACGGGCATTCGGCCATCGAAGCGCGTTTAACAGAGCGCCTCGGCGACGCGGGTCGCCGCATCCACGCAGGCCGCAGCCGCAACGACCAGATCCTCGTCGCCACGCGCCTGTGGCTGAAGGACAAGCTCGCGCACACCCAGGCGCTGAGCCGCGAAGTGGCCGGCATCGCGCTCGATCGCGCGCAGGCCGAGCGCGATCTGCCGATGCCGGGGTACACGCACCTGCAGCGCGCCGTCGTGTCCTCGGCCGGCATGTGGTGGGCCGGATGGGCGGAAGCCTTCATCGACAACGCGCAGCGCGCCGCCGATACGCGCGCGTGGGTCGACGCCAATCCGCTCGGCACCGCCGCAGGCTACGGCGTGAACCTGCCGCTCGACCGCGACCATGTCACGCAGGCGCTCGGCTTCGCGCGGATGCAGGTATCGCCGCTGTATGCGCAGCTCTCGCGCGGCAAGTTCGAACTGGCTGCGCTCGAAGCCTTGAACAGCGCGATGCTCGACCTGCGCCGCCTGGCATGGGACCTCAGCCTGTTTACCACGGGCGAGTTCGGATTCGTGCGTTTGCCCGCGCAATACACGACGGGCAGCTCGATCATGCCGAACAAGCGCAATCCCGATGTCGTCGAGCTGATGCGCGGCACCTACGCGAGTGTCGCGGCGGCGCGCAGCGAGATCGAACACCTGTTGTCGTTGCCGGGTGGCTACCACCGCGACCTGCAGATCTCCAAGGGCGCGCTCTTCCACGGCTTTGGCAAGGGGCTTGCGGCGCTGGCATTGTTGCCGGACTTGTTGCGCAACCTCGAATGGAACGTCGAGCGCATGCAGGCGGCGCTGGAACCATCGATGTACGCGACCGACCTCGCGGTCGACCTGGCGAAGCAGGGCGTGCCGTTCCGCGAGGCCTACAAGCAGGCGGCGGATCCGCAGCGATGGGCGGAAGGCGATGCTGCGGCGAGCCTGGCGGCGCGAACGTCTCCGGGTGCCGCAGGCGCATTGCGATTGGATGCATTGCGTCGGCGCTTCGACGCGCTCGGCTAA